The Cryptococcus gattii WM276 chromosome B, complete sequence genome has a segment encoding these proteins:
- a CDS encoding Serine/threonine-protein kinase, putative (Similar to TIGR gene model, INSD accession AAW41706.1): protein MDSDAAAIAIDRIKFYARDALLTITQCICKPDATLKINGRSYKIEKLLGEGGFSFVYLIRDLSSDRLYALKKILITSGQEGVKEAMREVEAYRRFRHPNIIRILDSAVVQDESGDGKIIYLFLPYYSKGNLQDAMANASVTGHRMPERKLLELFHGTCLAAMHQYRLPNISASYPPTREDEPLVGETVFDHDEELTEEDRGELVPYAHRDIKPANIMISDEDEPILMDFGSTIKARIKVETRQQALLEQDIASEHSSMPYRAPELFDVKTNKTLDEKCDIWSLGCTLYAVAYGHSPFEVDGQSIAMAVGSGRYRHGTGYSQDFVQLIDSMLVVDPEQRPDIQKVCSLFNHLNISDMELQFI from the exons ATGGACAGCGACGCAGCAGCCATCGCCATAGATCGTATCAAGTTCTACGCCAGAGATGCCCTCCTCACAATCACACAGTGCATCTGCAAGCC AGATGCCACCCTCAAAATAAACGGCCGTTCCTACAAAATCGAAAAGCTACTCGGAGAAGGCGGATTTTCATTTGTGTACCTGATCCGCGATCTCTCTTCAGATCGGCTTTATgctttgaagaagatccTCATAACTTCTGGCCAGGAAGGAGTCAAAGAGGCGATGCGGGAAGTCGAGGCATATAGACGCTTTCGGCATCCAAATATCATTCGTATCCTCGACTCTGCGGTAGTACAGGATGAATCCGGGGACGGCAAAATCATCTATCT ATTTCTCCCATATTACTCTAAAGGCAACCTGCAAGATGCAATGGCGAATGCTTCTGTCACAGGCCACCGTATGCCTGAGAGAAAACTTCTTGAGCTTTTTCACGGCACTTGCTTAGC AGCTATGCACCAATATCGCCTTCCAAACATTTCAGCATCTTATCCTCCTACACGCGAGGATGAACCACTTGTTGGGGAGACTGTTTTCGATCACGACGAAGAGCTAACCGAGGAAGACCGTGGAGAGTTGGTACCTTATGCACATAGGGATATCAAGCCAGC GAACATAATGATTTCAGACGAGGATGAGCCCATCCTTATGGATTTCGGGTCAACCATTAA GGCTCGAATCAAGGTCGAAACACGGCAGCAGGCGCTTTTGGAGCAG GATATTGCGAGTGAACATTCTTCTATGCCATACCGTGCTCCCGAGCTATTCGACGTGAAAACAAACAAAACACTGGATGAGAAATGTGATATATGG TCATTGGGATGCACTCTTTACGCCGTTGCTTATGGTCACTCCCCCTTTGAGGTTGATGGACAATCTATCGCCATGGCTGTCGGAAGCGGTAGATATCGGCATGGTACAGGTTACTCTCAGGATTTTGTGCAGCTTATTGATAGTATGCTTGTTGTCGATCCTGAACAAAGGCCTGATATACAAAAAGTATGTTCTCTGTTCAACCATCTGAACATTTCTGACATGGAATTACAATTCATTTAG
- a CDS encoding Purine-specific oxidized base lesion DNA N-glycosylase, putative (Similar to TIGR gene model, INSD accession AAW41707.1), whose product MSRPPFPAGWASVRMDPRNLSLANTLPVGQAFLWHRLPLPATAPPFEEYSRAIHSPPRVVCLRQSPTHIYYTAVYPPGSVPEPDSSFHLTRQWLEDYFQLVKYPDLETMYLDWRRRDPELFGKVHVNDRATGVRVLRQDPWECLLAFITSTNNHIPRITSLLHKFSQSFTKPVLTLKHPSNGNLIPYHLFPAPHQIPTRLEKSLRDLGFGYRAPFIEASLLLLRNKFGDKEGNIEAGLMGWRDEDVDIVRENLIALKGVGRKVADCVMLMCLDKPSLIPIDTHVANIAARHPAFPSRLKNKPMSKQIYEETQEFLLSRWGPMGGWCQAVLFAADLPQSQGKTKVKTKVESVLKTVVKTETSLDSVDSIRRKRREDDVEKPPALKRTRSATKQAQQVLVGVDIKYDENTDR is encoded by the exons ATGTCCCGGCCGCCGTTCCCCGCCGGGTGGGCGTCCGTGCGCATGGACCCCCGGAACCTCTCGCTCGCAAACACACTGCCCGTCGGCCAGGCCTTCCTCTGGCACAGGCTCCCCCTCCCCGCCACCGCTCCCCCCTTTGAAGAGTATTCCAGGGCAATACATTCCCCCCCACGTGTCGTATGTCTACGCCAGTCCCCCACACACATATACTACACTGCCGTATATCCCCCCGGGTCAGTCCCGGAGCCAGATTCCAGCTTTCACCTCACCAGGCAATGGCTTGAGGACTACTTCCAGCTGGTCAAATATCCAGACTTGGAGACTATGTATCTGGATTGGCGACGCCGAGACCCAGAGCTGTTTGGTAAAGTACATGTCAATGACAGAGCCACTGGGGTCAGGGTGCTCAGGCAAGATCCATGGGAATGTCTCTTAGC TTTCATCACATCCACGAACAACCACATACCTCGTATAACTTCGCTATTGCATAAATTCTCACAATCTTTCACAAAGCCGGTGCTTACTCTCAAACATCCCTCGAATGGTAACCTGATCCCATATCATCTGTTCCCCGCCCCTCATCAAATACCGACAAGACTTGAAAAGTCCCTGCGTGACCTGGGTTTTGGGTACCGCGCTCCGTTTATCGAAGCCTCTTTGCTGTTGCTCCGCAACAAATTCGGAGATAAAGAGGGGAATATAGAGGCTGGCCTCATGGGATGGAGAGACGAAGATGTGGACATTGTACGTGAGAACCTTATTGCACTGAAAGGCGTTGGAAGGAAGGTTGCAGATTGTGTAATGCTCATGTGTCTCGATAAA CCCTCTCTGATTCCCATTGATACCCATGTGGCAAATATAGCCGCAAGACATCCTGCCTTTCCATCCCGGTTGAAAAACAAACCAATGTCGAAACAGATCTATGAGGAGACGCAGGAATTTCTGCTTAGCCGTTGGGGTCCAATGGGAGGATGGTGTCAGGCTGTCTTATTCGCGGCTGATCTTCCTCAATCCCAAGGCAAAACAAAAGTGAAAACAAAAGTCGAGTCTGTTCTGAAGACGGTTGTAAAGACCGAGACAAGCTTGGATAGCGTTGATAGCATCAGACGGAAACGAAGGGAAGATGATGTAGAAAAACCGCCTGCCTTGAAGCGTACTCGCAGTGCGACAAAGCAAGCACAACAAGTGCTGGTGGGCGTGGATATAAAGTATGATGAAAATACGGATCGGTAG
- a CDS encoding Endoplasmic reticulum protein, putative (Similar to TIGR gene model, INSD accession AAW41708.1), producing the protein MILPLQEILSTTWSAAQAAISVMLVLGYGYYARKLKILSRPGEENSSHLCVTLFLPCLLFAEIGPLSSWSNLKHYWVIIVYSLLFQFISWMVGLLGVALFKFPKWIVPCMIFNNATSLPVLLLKSLGENGTLDSLVGSGSLDAAMKRGRAYILINALVCNLTRFTFGPGMLDGKSINLLHPWSESEQYPEYSEVHPYDNVDHPSTESSPLLARAENDIRMAPKAAKTMFKRLDAFMNPPMYGGAAAIVIGVIPFLHKWFYGDQGALSSFTRSVENLGNLYPALQMFVLGAHLRSKNGPRPPIFALFYLYAFRFFIMPVISSSIVWGVRRTIGSKIIQDPILDFVMIVSPVGPPALTLAAIVAMSDAGEDTSAVVAKTLVISYILTPLISITVTAAISIVKTLY; encoded by the exons ATGATCCTGCCTTTACAAGAGATATTATCCACAACATGGTCCGCTGCGCAAGCAGCCATCAGTGTCATGCTTGTCCTTGGATACGGATATTACGCACGCAAGCTCAAAATCCTTTCACGCCCAGGGGAAGAGAATAGCTCTCACCTCTGTGTCACCTTGTTCTTGCCGTGCCTTTTATTTGCAGAGATTGGGCCTCTATCATCATGGTCCAATTTGAAGCATT ATTGGGTTATCATCGTTTATTCACTCCTGTTTCAATTCATTTCATGGATGGTCGGATTATTAGGTGTGGCTCTCTTCAAGTTTCCAAAATGGATCGT TCCGTGCATGATTTTCAATAAT GCAACCTCCTTACCCGTTCTTTTGCTCAAATCATTGGGGGAGAATGGCACCCTTGACTCCTTGGTGGGCAGCGGAAGCCTTGATGCAGCCATGAAAAGGGGGAGGGCTTATATCCTCATCAACGCTCTGGTGTGCAATCTCACCCGTTTTACTTTTGGCCCAG GCATGCTGGATGGGAAATCAATCAATTTATTGCATCCTTGGTCAGAATCGGAACAGTATCCAGAGTACTCAGAGGTCCATCCATACGATAACGTCGATCACCCAAGCACAGAATCATCTCCTTTGCTAGCAAGAGCGGAAAATGACATTAGAATGGCTCCCAAAGCCGCCAAGACAATGTTCAAACGGCTGGATGCCTTCATGAACCCCCCGATGTATGGGGGTGCGGCGGCTATAGTGATAGGAGTCATTCCCTTTCTACATAAATGGTTCTATGGAGATCAAGGGGCACTGTCATC ATTCACACGATCGGTAGAAAATTTAGGCAATCTATACCCGGCACTGCAGATGTTTGTGCTGGGGGCACACCTGAGATCGAAAAATGGTCCCCGACCTCCCATTTTCGCTCTGTTCTACCTTTACGCCTTTCGATTCTTCATCATGCCGGTTATCTCTTCCAGTATCGTTTGGGGTGTACGTAGAACTATAGGCTCCAAGATCATTCAGGACCCTATACTG GATTTCGTGATGATCGTAAGCCCTGTAGGCCCGCCCGCGTTGACACTGGCAGCA ATAGTAGCAAT GTCCGATGCAGGAGAAGACACAAGCGCTGTCGTCGCCAAAACTTTGGTGATTTCCTACATTCTTACACCGTTAATTAGTATCACTGTGACAGCGGCAATCTCTATTGTCAAGACTTTATATTGA
- a CDS encoding mitochondrial 37S ribosomal protein MRP2 (Similar to SGTC gene model, INSD accession EAL22402.1; CNBB2810): MGAKAQILRDIRKRLSAEQMEVQRRAYLYVARNTTLPATIRHKAQLGLNTLNGGEGRMGAVKNRCWETGRGRGVISKFGLCRFQFRTKALSGELPGVHKASW; this comes from the exons ATGGGAGCCAAAGCACAGATCCTTAGAGATATCCGGAAGAGACTATCGGCAGAGCAAATGGAGGTTCAAAGACGAGCTTACCTCTACGTCGCCCGTAATACGACATTGCCTGCCACAATTCGCCACAAAGCGCAGCTCGGCCTTAACACACTGAATGGAGGCGAAGGGCGAATGGGAGCAGTCAAAAATAGATGTTGGGAGAcaggaaggggaaggg GTGTGATATCCAAATTTGGTCTTTGTCGA TTCCAATTCCGAACAAAGGCTCTCAGTGGAGAACTTCCAGGTGTTCATAAAGCAAGCTGGTAA